One segment of Xylanibacillus composti DNA contains the following:
- a CDS encoding DUF4760 domain-containing protein: MKYGWNWAAALLTAGSAAGWVWFGLRWPPDSRESAFQYMYGISLTLLALGVIWTCAELKRRRYVRMLTAWQQAQHDPEHIRLQQRLLRSEGEAALDAEAASLVCSFYEGWAAQWQEGVLPLRAFSGSTAWTMARLYRVLRPYIRQVRNERNPQYALHFERLVRRLRRKYKLRTGSSRKSHKGR, translated from the coding sequence TTGAAGTACGGATGGAATTGGGCGGCAGCTTTGCTGACAGCCGGATCTGCGGCAGGGTGGGTCTGGTTTGGCCTGCGTTGGCCGCCGGACAGCCGCGAATCGGCCTTTCAATATATGTATGGCATTAGTCTGACTCTGCTCGCGCTTGGGGTCATCTGGACATGTGCCGAGCTGAAGCGACGCCGGTATGTGAGAATGCTGACCGCATGGCAGCAGGCGCAGCACGACCCTGAACACATTCGCCTGCAGCAGCGGCTTCTCCGCTCTGAAGGAGAGGCGGCTCTCGATGCGGAGGCAGCCAGCCTCGTATGCTCCTTCTACGAAGGGTGGGCGGCGCAATGGCAGGAGGGCGTATTGCCGCTGCGCGCCTTCTCCGGTTCGACGGCTTGGACGATGGCCAGGCTGTATCGCGTCCTGAGGCCTTATATTCGGCAAGTCAGGAACGAACGCAATCCGCAGTATGCCCTTCATTTCGAACGGCTTGTTCGTCGGCTGCGCAGAAAGTACAAGTTGCGCACCGGCTCCAGTCGGAAGTCGCATAAAGGAAGATAA
- a CDS encoding helix-turn-helix transcriptional regulator, producing MKNGAPYKQHIGRKLIQLRGRLSREEVAYALKISVSALQMYENGRRVPRDDIKVKLADFYGVTVQSLFYDSSQQQ from the coding sequence ATGAAAAATGGAGCCCCTTATAAACAGCATATTGGCCGCAAGCTGATACAGCTCAGAGGGAGATTGTCGCGTGAGGAGGTGGCATATGCGCTGAAGATCAGCGTTAGCGCTCTGCAGATGTACGAGAATGGAAGGAGAGTGCCGCGCGATGACATTAAGGTGAAGCTGGCTGATTTCTATGGCGTCACGGTCCAATCCCTGTTTTACGACTCATCGCAGCAGCAGTGA
- a CDS encoding helix-turn-helix domain-containing protein, which produces MVQFGDRLRELRLSRQITQKELGRMFQLSESAIGMYERNQREPSLELVKQFADFFQVTTGYLLDHEEPAPGVRELPTLYPLPENFHMLLTEGRRIPLSEDEALFLRERLNEYRLRK; this is translated from the coding sequence TTGGTACAATTTGGCGATCGGTTACGGGAGCTGCGGCTCTCCCGGCAAATAACCCAGAAAGAGCTTGGCCGCATGTTCCAGCTCAGCGAAAGCGCTATCGGCATGTATGAGCGAAACCAGCGAGAGCCTTCTCTTGAGCTCGTCAAGCAGTTTGCGGACTTTTTCCAAGTCACAACCGGCTACTTGCTGGACCACGAGGAGCCTGCTCCCGGTGTGCGCGAGCTGCCTACATTGTATCCGCTACCTGAGAATTTCCACATGCTGCTGACAGAAGGGCGCCGCATCCCTCTAAGCGAGGACGAGGCCCTGTTCTTGCGTGAGCGCTTGAACGAATACCGGCTGCGCAAATAG
- a CDS encoding glycoside hydrolase family 2 protein, protein MRQIQLDGKWKGVNERTKEVYALQVPGFVQRDLTEQGVLPDAYDTLFEPKIEWVEHDDWTYSRTFNLQEEWLQAGKLELVFEGIDTYADIFLNGQLIGRTENMFMPYRFDIKQAAARDNELLVRISSPTRVLQEKERAYGEQLHLWNGIPARLFGRKAQYGYGWDWGARLVTVGIHKSVRIEAYEAVRTEQLRYAIASLSAEQAVVMAKLPASVVQEKELEADVVFRLFDGQRVCAEHTERRRLAPGEQLVEAALTVEKPKLWYPAGHGEQPLYRLEAELRAADSERKEACTVGLREIRLTMPYDEQGRKFVIEVNGIPVLCKGVNWIPLKLYPNLDTAEEYRKEIAGIAAANMNMIRIWGGGTYENHAFYEECDRLGMLVWQDFMFACGDYPDDDAFCELVRREARHVVNEYGYHPSIVLWCGNNENQYFIERSRKHRRQGHGEKLYFDVLAKVCEGDTLRPYWPTSPYALQFDRVGQEGDYGDEHFWAVWGRGEPYENYRNSRGRFVSEFGMQSYPSMRVLDQVDAQASLRDPQFDAMQKAPYGLQKLVFYTVGDYWLPTDKASFVYANQLMQANALRYGVEHWLSRMPDTSGALIWQWSDLWPSISWAIEDYAKVLKPSYFYMKRSFQSPNAYAKLDMETKRADLYLIHDSGDFAGTVQAELYDIRQGAVAHTEAWEARGTGHRATHLGEMKLNEWDPSRFVLLLSLHASEGTELIRHTYLLDKPHKLQLQRATLQVRTERQADGTSLVTMSSDVFAKDVGLLNVPGLLSDNYFDLCANETRKLVVYEELPEKLQASCLNQVETTDYL, encoded by the coding sequence ATGAGGCAGATCCAGCTAGATGGAAAGTGGAAAGGTGTCAATGAGCGGACGAAAGAGGTGTACGCGCTCCAGGTTCCCGGGTTCGTACAGCGCGATTTGACGGAACAGGGGGTGCTGCCGGATGCGTATGACACCTTGTTCGAACCGAAGATCGAGTGGGTGGAGCACGACGACTGGACATACAGCAGAACGTTCAACTTGCAGGAGGAATGGCTGCAAGCGGGCAAGCTGGAGCTAGTATTCGAGGGGATCGATACCTACGCCGACATCTTCCTGAATGGGCAGCTTATCGGGCGGACGGAAAATATGTTTATGCCGTATCGGTTCGATATCAAGCAAGCGGCTGCCCGGGACAATGAGCTGCTCGTGCGCATTTCTTCGCCGACTCGTGTTCTGCAGGAGAAGGAGCGGGCTTACGGGGAGCAGCTGCATCTGTGGAATGGCATTCCAGCCAGGCTATTTGGAAGAAAGGCCCAATATGGATACGGCTGGGATTGGGGGGCGCGGCTGGTCACGGTTGGCATACATAAGTCTGTCCGCATTGAAGCCTATGAGGCCGTTCGGACGGAACAGCTGCGCTATGCGATAGCGTCCCTGTCTGCCGAACAGGCGGTAGTCATGGCCAAGCTGCCTGCTTCAGTTGTGCAGGAGAAGGAGTTGGAAGCGGATGTGGTGTTCCGCCTGTTTGACGGTCAGCGTGTGTGCGCGGAGCATACGGAACGCCGCAGATTGGCGCCGGGCGAACAGCTTGTAGAAGCCGCCCTTACGGTCGAGAAGCCCAAGCTGTGGTATCCGGCTGGCCATGGAGAGCAGCCGTTGTACAGGCTGGAGGCGGAGCTGAGGGCAGCTGATAGCGAACGGAAAGAAGCCTGTACGGTCGGGCTGCGCGAAATCCGGCTGACCATGCCGTACGATGAACAGGGCCGCAAATTTGTGATCGAGGTGAACGGGATTCCGGTTTTGTGCAAGGGCGTCAACTGGATTCCGCTGAAGCTGTACCCGAATTTGGATACAGCCGAGGAGTACCGGAAGGAAATTGCGGGCATCGCGGCGGCCAATATGAACATGATTCGGATCTGGGGCGGCGGCACTTATGAAAATCATGCATTTTATGAGGAATGCGACCGTCTCGGCATGCTCGTCTGGCAAGACTTCATGTTCGCCTGCGGCGATTATCCGGATGATGATGCGTTCTGCGAGCTCGTTCGCCGGGAGGCCCGGCATGTGGTGAACGAGTACGGCTATCATCCGAGCATCGTGCTTTGGTGCGGCAACAATGAAAACCAGTATTTCATTGAGCGCAGCAGGAAGCACCGCCGCCAAGGACATGGCGAGAAGCTCTACTTCGATGTATTGGCCAAGGTGTGCGAGGGCGACACGCTGCGCCCGTATTGGCCGACAAGCCCATACGCGCTTCAGTTCGACCGGGTCGGCCAGGAAGGCGATTACGGCGATGAGCACTTCTGGGCGGTGTGGGGCCGGGGAGAGCCTTATGAGAATTACCGCAACTCCCGCGGAAGGTTCGTCTCCGAATTCGGCATGCAGTCCTACCCGTCCATGCGTGTGCTCGATCAGGTGGACGCGCAGGCCAGCTTGCGCGATCCGCAATTCGACGCCATGCAAAAAGCGCCGTACGGCTTGCAGAAGCTTGTATTCTATACGGTTGGAGACTACTGGCTGCCGACCGACAAAGCTTCGTTCGTCTATGCGAATCAGCTTATGCAGGCGAATGCCCTCCGCTATGGGGTAGAGCACTGGCTGTCCCGCATGCCGGATACGTCGGGAGCGTTGATCTGGCAGTGGAGCGATCTGTGGCCCTCGATCAGCTGGGCCATTGAGGATTACGCCAAGGTGCTGAAGCCGTCGTATTTCTATATGAAGCGGAGCTTCCAATCGCCTAACGCCTACGCCAAACTGGATATGGAAACGAAGCGGGCAGACCTTTATTTGATACATGACTCGGGTGATTTTGCCGGAACCGTACAGGCTGAACTGTATGATATCCGCCAAGGCGCGGTCGCGCATACGGAAGCCTGGGAGGCGCGAGGGACAGGCCATCGCGCCACGCATCTCGGGGAGATGAAGCTGAATGAGTGGGACCCGTCGCGGTTTGTGCTGCTGCTGTCGTTGCACGCTTCGGAAGGGACGGAGCTGATCCGTCACACGTACCTGCTTGACAAGCCGCACAAGCTGCAGCTGCAGCGGGCGACCTTGCAAGTTCGCACAGAGAGACAGGCTGACGGGACGTCCCTAGTCACCATGAGCAGCGATGTATTCGCCAAAGATGTCGGCTTGTTGAACGTGCCGGGACTGCTGTCCGACAATTATTTCGACCTGTGTGCGAATGAGACCAGGAAGCTGGTCGTGTATGAGGAGCTGCCGGAGAAGCTTCAGGCAAGCTGCCTGAACCAGGTCGAAACGACAGATTATCTGTAA
- a CDS encoding DUF2512 family protein, translating into MGKFMIKAVLNGIVAIFMLMWLSNASFIGALVTAIILCVLAYLVGDQIVLRLTNNTVATIADFGLAFIVLWIAADLNDWTLTFGEIALISLVLALVEIGFHRYLGNTDGRSAS; encoded by the coding sequence ATGGGCAAGTTTATGATCAAAGCCGTATTGAACGGCATCGTGGCGATATTCATGTTGATGTGGCTGTCTAATGCCAGCTTTATCGGCGCGCTGGTGACTGCCATCATCTTGTGTGTCTTGGCTTACCTGGTTGGGGACCAAATCGTATTGCGATTGACGAACAATACAGTAGCCACCATCGCAGATTTCGGCCTGGCCTTTATTGTATTATGGATTGCGGCTGATCTGAACGATTGGACACTGACCTTCGGGGAAATTGCCCTGATCTCGCTCGTACTCGCTCTAGTGGAGATCGGCTTCCACCGGTATTTGGGCAATACCGACGGACGATCAGCCAGTTAA
- a CDS encoding YozQ family protein — protein sequence MNRADRSQQNPATASLEASHSQVAAEQYDPEDYDATTEAAQGTATTHEQVSDVYAAGNNEVTFWRDQRDLVDSDLHAKNDRSSRKGP from the coding sequence ATGAATCGAGCTGATCGCAGCCAGCAAAATCCGGCGACCGCAAGCCTTGAAGCCAGCCACAGTCAAGTGGCTGCAGAGCAATACGACCCGGAGGACTATGATGCCACGACCGAGGCCGCGCAAGGAACAGCCACCACACATGAGCAAGTATCGGATGTGTATGCGGCCGGCAACAATGAAGTGACGTTCTGGCGGGATCAGCGCGACCTGGTCGATTCTGATCTGCATGCAAAGAACGACCGCAGCTCCCGCAAGGGCCCATAA
- a CDS encoding EcsC family protein yields the protein MDNSQGSESYEALVRRELQRWEWQLYKPPGMLERASKSVQASINRRIPDRVHISLTAAVKGIVRTTLFSAEYLPKGEPLKGASLAESDKRATELLDRYKKWAAAEGAGTGAGGILLGMADFPLLLGIKMKFLFELAHAYGYSTNLLHERLFILNVFQLAYSSPEKKPALLDTIKEWPTHVAALPAQNAYEEHVDWQQLQQEYRDTLDFRKLLQLLPGVGAIVGAWANYGLLEELGKTGTNSYRLRRLHPAESQVK from the coding sequence CGTTCGGCGTGAGCTGCAACGTTGGGAATGGCAGCTGTACAAGCCGCCGGGCATGCTGGAGCGCGCGTCGAAATCAGTGCAGGCCAGCATCAATCGCCGCATTCCCGATCGTGTGCACATATCCTTGACCGCTGCGGTGAAGGGCATTGTCCGCACGACGCTGTTCAGTGCAGAATACTTGCCGAAGGGAGAGCCGCTTAAGGGCGCGTCGCTGGCTGAGAGCGACAAGCGGGCGACCGAGCTGCTGGACCGTTATAAGAAATGGGCGGCGGCAGAAGGGGCTGGGACCGGAGCTGGAGGCATTTTGCTCGGCATGGCAGACTTCCCGCTGCTGTTGGGCATCAAGATGAAATTTTTATTCGAGCTGGCCCATGCTTATGGATATTCGACGAATTTGCTGCATGAGCGGCTGTTCATCTTGAACGTGTTTCAGCTGGCTTACTCAAGTCCTGAGAAAAAACCGGCGCTGCTGGATACGATTAAGGAATGGCCAACGCATGTCGCAGCTCTGCCTGCGCAGAACGCTTATGAGGAACATGTGGATTGGCAGCAGCTCCAGCAGGAGTATCGGGATACGCTGGATTTCCGCAAGCTGCTGCAGCTTCTCCCCGGTGTCGGCGCAATTGTCGGCGCATGGGCCAACTACGGCTTGCTGGAGGAGCTGGGCAAGACGGGGACGAACAGCTATCGTCTGCGGCGGCTGCATCCAGCGGAATCCCAAGTGAAGTGA